GTCGATTCCGGGTAAAGCGAGTTACCATATTCATCAGATATCTGACGTAAAGTGTTGACAGCATCTTCCCACTGTTGCGAAGCTAAATAATCACGAACAGAACCCATTTTTTTGAGAACTGCATTATTCACGTCTAATGAGACAGACTCGCGAAATTTTGGTGGATTGGTTACCCGTTCCTGTTGAGCAAAACTGATCTCAGTTGAGAGACTCAGGGTTCCCAACATGATCAGAGCGATGGAACCGCGTAGCCTATGCATGGTTTTGGCAACCTCAACATTATCAGCAGATTGACACTAAAAAGGACACGCCTTAGTAGACGTGTCCCTAATTTGAAATCTCGTAGACAAATAAGATCCGTTATTTAAACTTAGCAGGACTGATTTTAATCTGTCCTAAATCAATCGTTTCTCCCGGTTTGATATCAACCGTAAATTTTCGTTCAACATAACCGACTTTTTCATGCCAGATACGAAAATCATTTTTCCCTTCGGGAAGATTTTCAATCGTAAATTTTCCATCTTTGTCAGACACAACCGCATAAGGGTGATCAACAACAAACCAGTAAGCGGTCATCCAGGGATGAATATCACACTTAACCTGCATCGGTAGAATTTCAGGAATGACGTTGGCAACATCTTTTCCGGTACGATCATTGGGGGCCAGAATAAAATTCACGGCTTGATTCTTAATCGGATAGGTATGCGTGTTGTGTGCTACACCGTCATCTGACTTCACGTTTACCACCTGGTCGGTCCGCACGATCAAGGCATGTGGGGCAAAGGTACATCCCTTTTGGTCAAAAACCACTTTCTTTTCTTTGGAAGACTTCAGATCGGGATGAATTTTCTTTGCCCGTCTCATATACATGAAAACATTTTGAATCCCTTTGTTCTCTGGATTCACTACCAGATCGTTATTTAAATGCTCCATACTCGCACAGACCGCTGCGTCTTTCACAGCAGGATCTCCCTTTTTCCGTTGAACTGTCGGTTTCGGCACGGGACCATCAAATACGAATTGCCCTGTTACCGATCCCCAACCAGCTGCAGAAACGTTTGCTGGTGCAAGAAAGCTTGTAATCGAAACCAAAAGAACGCCAATAATTATTTGGCTAAAATTCATTTTTTGCATAATCTAAATACCTCGTTTATTTAAATATTGATTGGATTGACTATTGTGGAGGTAGGTGCACGGAATCTGCATTCTTAAATAATCCGTACTGTAGGTGGGTTATAAGTTGGGTATGATCTGTATGCTCTACAAACCACCTGCACTCTGTGAGATATTCTCTACCTTCAGGATGACAGAATAAAGACCCAAAATCAAGCATTTATGAAATAGGATTACTGCAATTTCCCGGATCTTTGAAGGAACTAAAGACTATATAAGCTGGTCTTTATGTTTGAATTAGCCCATTTTCAATGAATCATGCACGTGTTGTAATATCAACAGGAGGACACTTGATTTGCAAGATTCTGCAGGATCTCTTGAAAGGCTTCGCGACCTACTGTGATTTCGACTCCTATTTCGACAGCCCAGACTGGTACTCCAGCCAACTTGTGTTCACTGATTTTTACAAGGTCTTTGCATGTCGTCAGGATCAGATCTGCTGAAGCAGCCGTAGCGTGAGTTCCGATTGTATTTAGCTCTGCTTGGGAATAGTGGTGATGATCGGGGAATACCTTCATTCGGGCAACCTGAAAACCAGCGCGTTTCAAAGTCTGCTTAAAGCCCTCAGGGTTTCCGATTGCACAGAATGAGACTACTGTTTTGCTCGCTACAGATTCCAGTAATTGTGTTTCTCCATGCGCATTCACTAAATACTGCGGCCGAAACTCAGCATGCACAATCAAATTGCAAGGAACCTGTTTCTCAATTTCACTTGTCAAGTTCTCCAGTTCTGCTTGCGAACATTGATCAGTACGCGTGAGAATCACTAAATCCGCCCGCTTTAACGCCGACTTTGGTTCGCGCAACAAACCACGTGGTAATAAATAACCATGTCCCCACGGACAAAGGGAATCGATCAAAACAATATTCAGATTTCTCGCAATTTTACGGTGCTGAAATCCATCGTCTAAAATCATTAGTTGCGCGCCTGCTTCAACGGCTTTCACAGCGGAAGCAAGCCGATTCGGGTTTTGATAATGTGGAACTCCGGGACAAAGACGATCTAGTAATAATTTTTCATCGTTTACCTCGCCAGGCAAAGAACGATACCCGCGGCTCAATAGAGCCACATTGATATTCTGTTTTTGAAACCATTGAGTCAGATACGCAACTAACGGCGTCTTACCTGTACCTCCCGTTGTAAGATTCCCTAAACTGATCACGGGAACGGCCACGTCCTTTACTGAACGCCAATGTCTATCGAACATCCAATTTCGAATCAAAACGGTAATGTAGTAAGGTAAACTTAAAAGCCAGAGGCAGGGTTTGAGAATTTGGGCTCTCAAGTCCGTTTTTTGGCCTGAGATGATTCTCAAATATTCCACTTCGTTCACGAATCGGCCTGCTTCAATTCTCGACAGGGTGAAATGATGTGGGCGGTGTTAACATAAAAAACACGCCCTGTTCAGAACATGATAGCTGAGTGCAATCAATCTGGCTAATCAATAGCCAGTATTCACATCTCAAAAAACTAGCACGATCAAAACAGGGCGTGGGTGCTGTGGAACGAATCGAAACCAGTTAGAGCATTCGCAGCCTGTATTCGGGCATTACAGGGTCGAAAGGCTCTAAAATGCTACAAGCAAGTGTGATCAGCACTATTTATAATTCTTCTTATATTTCTTGTAACTCAGTTCAACGATTCGTCCCATAATCAAACGGACTCGTCGAGTTTGCGGAACGTCTCCGGTCTCAGGAAAAATTGCGTAAACCTGATAAACATGTTGCACTCCGGGAATTAAAGGTCGTTTTGTAACAAACTCCCAGATGTCATCGTTTTCAGGATCACGGTAACCAATCATCTCGTCGCGTTGAACATTCAGCGCAACAACTCGAATATCCGTCGCACCAGGTGCATAGATATCCAAACCCGCTTGACGGGGATGGCTATCTGGTCCCTCTACAGGCATCATACGGGTTGGACGAGAATACGCGGTCCCCATCGTCCCGGGATAATGCAAAATAGTGGGATGGATCTGGATCCCTCGTCTCGCTAATGGCGGCGGTACGACACCACCGGCTGGCATCCCATAAGGACCAGCAATACCACTTCCAGCCTGGCACGACTGGCAACTACTGCGCGAATTGTATCCCATTCCACCATAGATGGCTCCTTGATAATAGTAATCTGCTATTGCCCCGACACCATAGACGGAATCCAGGCATCCAGATTTACATTTGTGTTTATGTTTATGGCCGAGTTTCCAGGGACTACAACATTTCCCTGAACCAAAAAGTTTCATGCCTCGATGTTTACAATGGCCTGAATTACATTTATGCCCCGCTTCTAACGGGCTTGCCATTGACATCCAGGCCATTCCCAGAACCAACAGTCCGGTAAGACCTGCCTTGGCAGTTTTTATTTTTATCATCTTAACCTAATGCTCCCTGTTTCAATGAGACCGAACTGAAGTTCTTAATGCTCACTGTAAGCACAGTGATGTTTCTCATAATCATTAACGCAAAATCAAAACTCTTTAGATATTGTATGAAACGCACCAGTTGACTCATGCAATAAAAATCAGACTGGCTTGATATCGAGAGACATCCCATCTCCCTAATCATTCAATTGCTGTATTTGCCAGAGTGGCTTGTTACGAAGCACACTCTAATTCCAAGCGTATCACTTCGGGAAAATGGTGCGGGAATGAAATTGAAGAAAGTCGATTCTTTTTGATTTGAGATGCATTCTTTTAGGAGTCCTTCCGAACTGGTAAAAGATCCACTTCAATCAATTTAGATAAACCTGTCAAAATATGTCATTTCAAACTGAAAAGACACAACGATTGAATCAATCTTCACTAGTTTTGATGGTAAATCCATATGCAATCACTATTC
The Gimesia aquarii DNA segment above includes these coding regions:
- the lpxK gene encoding tetraacyldisaccharide 4'-kinase translates to MNEVEYLRIISGQKTDLRAQILKPCLWLLSLPYYITVLIRNWMFDRHWRSVKDVAVPVISLGNLTTGGTGKTPLVAYLTQWFQKQNINVALLSRGYRSLPGEVNDEKLLLDRLCPGVPHYQNPNRLASAVKAVEAGAQLMILDDGFQHRKIARNLNIVLIDSLCPWGHGYLLPRGLLREPKSALKRADLVILTRTDQCSQAELENLTSEIEKQVPCNLIVHAEFRPQYLVNAHGETQLLESVASKTVVSFCAIGNPEGFKQTLKRAGFQVARMKVFPDHHHYSQAELNTIGTHATAASADLILTTCKDLVKISEHKLAGVPVWAVEIGVEITVGREAFQEILQNLANQVSSC